The following proteins are encoded in a genomic region of Enterocloster clostridioformis:
- the polA gene encoding DNA polymerase I, translated as MDKLVLIDGHSIMNRAFYGVPDLTNSEGLHTNAVYGFLNIMLKILEEEKADHAAVAFDLKEPTFRHEMYDAYKGTRKPMPQELHEQIPVMKDVLKAMGIPIMTLEGFEADDILGTVAKRCQAQGIQVSVVSGDRDLLQLADEHIKIRIPRTSRGVTEIKDYFPEDVLREYQVTPEEFIDVKALMGDASDNIPGVPSIGEKTATSIIAQYKSIENAYAHLEELKPPRARKALEEHYGMAQMSKKLAAICTDCPVEFNYGDARIGDLYTPEAYQYMKRLEFKSILARFDKTAAQEAAAPDIKSHFTLVKDVRTADKIFGRAAGAELAGFQLILGSDGALKESVEQLSFSFDENGEVKAGKKARAGLNPVTGLALCLGEKDIYCLAAGEQITGEYLLERLRALCRKNRSQGNQDQNNQGQDNQDQDNHGVKEFWALDLKSMLAYLELKDTDPVYDAGVAGYLLNPLKDTYAYDDLARDYLGLTVPSRADLLAKEDLGDALWRGEKNAVDCVCYMGYTAWKAAVPLAGQLKDTGMYSLYTDIEMPLIYSLFHMEQEGVKVERAELKEYGDRLKVGIAKLEQEIYQETGHEFNINSPKQLGEILFEQMELPGGKKTKTGYSTAADVLEKLAPDYPVVQKILDYRQLTKLNSTYAEGLAAYIGEDGRIHGKFNQTITATGRISSTEPNLQNIPVRMALGREIRKVFVPKEGCVFVDADYSQIELRILAHMSGDERLIEAYRSAQDIHAITASQVFHVPLDEVTPLQRRNAKAVNFGIVYGISAFGLSEGLSISRKEAVEYIDKYFETYPGVKIFLDGLVKQGKEQGYVTTLYGRRRPIPELKSANFMQRQFGERVAMNSPIQGTAADVMKIAMIAVDRELKKRNLKSRIVLQIHDELLIETAQDEIRTVKDILTDKMKHAADLRVSLEVEAEVGKSWFDAK; from the coding sequence ATGGATAAATTGGTTTTGATTGATGGACACAGTATTATGAACCGGGCATTTTACGGGGTGCCGGACCTTACGAATTCGGAGGGTCTGCATACCAACGCAGTGTACGGTTTTTTAAATATCATGCTGAAGATATTGGAGGAGGAAAAGGCGGACCACGCAGCCGTTGCCTTTGACCTAAAGGAGCCTACCTTCCGGCATGAGATGTATGACGCCTATAAGGGGACGAGAAAGCCCATGCCCCAGGAGCTTCATGAGCAGATTCCTGTGATGAAGGATGTGCTGAAGGCCATGGGAATTCCCATCATGACCCTGGAGGGATTTGAGGCGGACGATATACTGGGAACCGTGGCAAAGCGGTGTCAGGCCCAGGGTATCCAGGTATCCGTGGTATCAGGGGACAGGGATCTTCTGCAGCTGGCTGATGAACACATTAAGATACGGATCCCCAGAACCAGCAGGGGCGTGACTGAGATTAAGGACTATTTCCCGGAGGATGTGCTGCGGGAGTATCAGGTGACGCCTGAGGAATTCATTGATGTGAAGGCCCTTATGGGGGATGCCTCTGACAATATACCGGGCGTGCCTTCCATCGGGGAGAAAACAGCAACCAGTATCATCGCCCAGTACAAGTCCATAGAGAACGCCTATGCCCATCTGGAGGAGCTTAAGCCTCCCAGGGCCAGAAAGGCTCTGGAGGAGCATTACGGCATGGCTCAGATGAGCAAGAAGCTGGCAGCCATCTGTACGGACTGTCCTGTGGAATTTAATTACGGGGACGCCCGGATTGGGGATCTGTATACTCCGGAGGCTTACCAGTATATGAAGCGTCTGGAATTCAAGTCCATCCTGGCCCGGTTTGACAAAACCGCTGCCCAGGAAGCCGCTGCACCTGATATAAAATCCCATTTCACCCTTGTGAAGGATGTAAGGACAGCGGATAAGATATTTGGCAGGGCAGCAGGCGCAGAACTGGCAGGTTTCCAGCTCATACTGGGCAGCGACGGGGCTTTAAAGGAGAGCGTGGAGCAGCTGTCCTTCAGCTTTGACGAGAACGGAGAAGTGAAAGCGGGAAAAAAGGCCAGAGCCGGGCTGAATCCCGTGACAGGCCTGGCCTTATGCCTGGGCGAGAAGGATATATACTGTCTGGCGGCAGGGGAACAGATTACCGGTGAATATCTTCTGGAGCGGCTCAGGGCGCTGTGCAGGAAAAACAGGAGCCAGGGTAACCAGGACCAGAATAATCAGGGCCAGGATAACCAGGACCAGGATAATCATGGCGTTAAGGAGTTCTGGGCGCTGGATTTAAAATCCATGCTTGCGTACCTGGAACTTAAGGACACGGATCCTGTATATGACGCGGGAGTGGCCGGATATCTTCTGAACCCCCTTAAGGATACCTATGCCTACGATGATCTGGCCAGGGACTATCTGGGACTTACCGTGCCCTCCAGGGCGGACCTGCTGGCAAAGGAGGACCTGGGAGATGCCCTGTGGAGGGGTGAGAAGAATGCCGTTGACTGTGTATGCTACATGGGGTACACTGCGTGGAAGGCCGCTGTACCCCTGGCAGGACAGTTAAAGGATACCGGAATGTACAGCCTGTATACAGATATAGAGATGCCCCTGATTTACAGCCTTTTCCATATGGAGCAGGAGGGCGTGAAGGTGGAACGGGCTGAGCTTAAAGAATATGGGGACAGGCTTAAGGTGGGAATCGCCAAGCTGGAACAGGAAATCTACCAGGAGACAGGCCACGAGTTCAATATCAATTCCCCCAAGCAGCTGGGAGAGATTCTCTTTGAGCAGATGGAGCTTCCGGGAGGAAAAAAGACAAAGACAGGTTATTCCACGGCAGCGGATGTGCTGGAAAAGCTGGCGCCTGATTATCCGGTGGTCCAGAAAATTCTGGATTACCGCCAGCTGACAAAGCTGAATTCCACTTATGCGGAAGGCCTGGCAGCCTATATCGGTGAGGACGGAAGGATTCACGGCAAATTCAACCAGACTATCACGGCTACGGGACGCATCAGCAGCACGGAGCCGAACCTTCAGAATATCCCGGTCCGCATGGCCCTGGGCAGGGAAATCCGCAAAGTGTTTGTTCCCAAGGAAGGCTGTGTGTTCGTGGACGCGGACTATTCCCAGATTGAGCTGCGTATCCTGGCCCACATGTCAGGGGATGAGCGGCTGATCGAGGCATACCGTTCCGCCCAGGACATCCATGCCATCACCGCATCCCAGGTATTCCATGTACCCCTTGATGAAGTGACTCCTCTACAGCGCCGCAACGCAAAGGCAGTGAACTTCGGAATTGTATACGGCATCAGCGCCTTTGGGCTCAGCGAGGGACTCAGCATCTCCCGCAAGGAGGCGGTGGAGTACATCGATAAATATTTTGAGACCTATCCGGGGGTTAAGATATTCCTGGACGGACTGGTCAAGCAGGGCAAGGAGCAGGGCTACGTGACGACCCTGTACGGCAGGAGACGGCCCATTCCTGAGCTTAAGTCCGCCAACTTTATGCAGCGCCAGTTCGGAGAGCGGGTGGCCATGAATTCACCGATTCAGGGAACCGCGGCGGACGTTATGAAGATAGCCATGATTGCAGTGGACAGGGAGCTGAAAAAGCGAAACTTGAAATCCAGAATCGTCCTTCAGATTCACGATGAGCTCCTGATTGAGACGGCACAGGATGAAATCCGGACAGTTAAGGACATTCTGACCGATAAGATGAAGCATGCGGCGGATTTAAGGGTCTCACTGGAAGTGGAAGCGGAAGTGGGAAAATCCTGGTTTGATGCCAAGTAG
- the coaE gene encoding dephospho-CoA kinase (Dephospho-CoA kinase (CoaE) performs the final step in coenzyme A biosynthesis.), with translation MENIGSTSPAGSKFILGITGGVGSGKSRVLEILKEEYGFRVIQADQVAKELMRPGRESYQAVVDCLGPSILNEDGTINRPAMAQVIFGCPDKRLQVDRLTHPLVWNTAFGEALACPEPLVVIEAAIPSKEFRDNCGEMWYVYTSRENRMERLRESRGYTREKTESIMDSQAPEAGFREFSDAVIDNNGSVEDTRKQIRRLLENKWSTKLECNK, from the coding sequence ATGGAAAATATAGGAAGTACATCCCCCGCGGGCAGTAAGTTTATATTGGGAATCACAGGCGGCGTGGGATCCGGAAAAAGCCGGGTGCTGGAGATACTGAAGGAGGAATATGGCTTCCGTGTCATCCAGGCGGACCAGGTGGCAAAGGAGCTGATGCGGCCCGGGCGGGAGAGCTACCAAGCCGTGGTGGACTGCCTGGGGCCGTCCATACTGAATGAGGACGGAACCATCAACCGTCCCGCCATGGCCCAGGTAATCTTTGGCTGCCCTGATAAACGCCTCCAGGTGGACCGCCTGACCCATCCACTGGTATGGAATACCGCCTTTGGGGAGGCGCTTGCCTGCCCCGAACCTCTGGTGGTCATAGAGGCAGCCATTCCCTCAAAAGAATTCCGTGACAACTGCGGGGAAATGTGGTATGTTTATACATCAAGGGAGAACCGCATGGAGCGTCTCAGAGAGAGCCGCGGTTACACAAGGGAGAAAACGGAAAGCATCATGGACAGCCAGGCGCCAGAGGCAGGGTTCAGGGAATTTTCCGATGCGGTCATCGACAACAACGGCTCTGTGGAGGACACCAGAAAACAGATCCGAAGGCTCCTGGAGAACAAATGGAGTACAAAATTAGAATGCAATAAATAA
- a CDS encoding MBL fold metallo-hydrolase, translated as MRMVSIASGSSGNCIYIGSDSTHLLVDAGISNKRIQQGLNEIGLTGNDVNGILITHEHSDHIKGLGVLSRKYEIPIYGTQETLDEIAAAGSLGKFDRGLLTPVCPDLDFTVGDLTVKPFKIDHDAANPVAYRVQNGEKSVAVATDMGHFDQYIIDHLQGLDALLLESNHDVRMLETGPYPYYLKRRILGDHGHLSNENAGRLLNCVLHDRLKKVLLGHLSKENNYEELAYETVRLEIDEGDCPYGASDFSISVASRDFMSEIIYL; from the coding sequence ATGAGAATGGTAAGTATTGCCAGCGGAAGCAGCGGCAACTGTATTTACATAGGTTCTGACAGCACCCACCTGCTGGTGGATGCGGGAATCAGCAACAAGCGGATTCAGCAGGGATTAAATGAGATAGGACTTACGGGAAACGATGTTAACGGGATTCTCATTACCCATGAGCATTCGGATCACATCAAGGGACTGGGAGTGCTGTCACGCAAGTACGAGATACCCATTTACGGGACCCAGGAAACCCTGGATGAGATTGCGGCCGCAGGCAGCCTGGGCAAATTTGACAGGGGCCTTCTGACTCCGGTATGCCCGGATTTGGATTTCACGGTAGGTGATCTGACCGTGAAGCCCTTTAAGATTGACCACGATGCCGCGAATCCGGTGGCATACCGCGTACAAAACGGGGAGAAGTCCGTGGCCGTGGCCACGGATATGGGACATTTTGACCAGTATATCATAGACCATCTTCAGGGGCTGGATGCCCTGCTTCTGGAATCCAACCACGATGTCAGGATGCTGGAGACAGGCCCTTATCCCTATTACCTGAAGCGGAGGATTTTAGGGGACCACGGCCATTTGTCCAATGAAAATGCGGGCAGGCTTTTGAACTGCGTTCTCCACGACAGACTGAAAAAGGTTCTTTTGGGACATCTCAGCAAGGAAAACAATTACGAGGAGCTGGCCTACGAGACCGTGCGTCTGGAGATTGACGAGGGAGACTGCCCTTACGGAGCCTCTGATTTTTCCATTTCCGTGGCCAGCAGAGACTTCATGAGTGAAATTATATATCTGTAA
- a CDS encoding ACT domain-containing protein, producing the protein MNKAIITVVGKDRVGIIAGVCTYLAENQINILDITQTIVKGFFNMMMVVDVENITKSFGEVARELEQVGEEIGVSVKIQREEIFLKMHRI; encoded by the coding sequence ATGAATAAGGCAATCATTACAGTTGTAGGGAAAGACAGGGTAGGAATCATTGCAGGCGTATGTACATACCTGGCTGAGAACCAGATTAATATACTGGATATTACCCAGACCATTGTAAAGGGATTTTTCAACATGATGATGGTTGTGGACGTGGAGAACATAACCAAGTCCTTTGGCGAAGTAGCCCGGGAGCTGGAACAGGTCGGAGAGGAAATCGGCGTCAGCGTGAAGATTCAGCGGGAAGAAATCTTCCTGAAGATGCACCGTATCTAA
- a CDS encoding PFL family protein, giving the protein MINVNMYEVNETYNMIEHEKLDVRTITLGISLLDCVDSNLEALNEKIYKKITTLAKNLVSTGQDIEADFGIPIVNKRISVTPIALVGGSACRRPEDFVTIAKTLDMAAKEVGVNFIGGYSALVSKGMTRADKNLILSIPQALSQTERVCSSVNVGSTKTGIDMDAVELMGRIVTETAEATRDHDSLGCAKLVIFCNAPDDNPFMAGAFHGVTESEAIINVGVSGPGVVKVALAKVRDANFEVLCETIKKTAFKITRVGQLVAQEASRRMGIPFGIIDLSLAPTPSVGDSVAEILEEIGLERVGAPGTTAALAMLNDQVKKGGVMASSYVGGLSGAFIPVSEDQGMIDAVSMGALTIEKLEAMTCVCSVGLDMIAIPGDTPSSTIAGIIADEAAIGMVNQKTTAVRLIPVVGKKVGETAEFGGLLGYAPVMPVNTFSCRRFVTRGGRIPAPIHSFKN; this is encoded by the coding sequence ATGATTAACGTAAATATGTACGAGGTAAATGAGACCTACAACATGATTGAACACGAAAAGCTGGATGTGCGTACCATTACCCTGGGTATAAGCCTTCTGGACTGTGTGGACAGCAATCTTGAGGCGCTCAATGAAAAGATTTATAAGAAAATCACTACCCTGGCAAAGAACCTGGTTTCCACGGGCCAGGATATCGAGGCTGATTTCGGTATCCCCATTGTAAATAAGCGTATCTCCGTCACTCCCATTGCGCTGGTGGGCGGTTCCGCCTGCAGGCGTCCTGAGGATTTCGTCACCATAGCCAAGACTCTGGACATGGCTGCAAAGGAAGTGGGCGTAAACTTTATCGGCGGCTATTCCGCTCTTGTGAGCAAGGGCATGACCAGGGCTGACAAGAATCTGATTCTCTCCATTCCCCAGGCACTGTCTCAGACTGAGCGCGTGTGCAGTTCCGTCAATGTAGGCTCCACCAAAACCGGCATTGACATGGACGCGGTGGAACTTATGGGCAGAATCGTGACTGAGACAGCCGAAGCCACCAGGGACCATGATTCCCTTGGCTGTGCCAAGCTGGTGATATTCTGTAATGCTCCTGACGACAACCCGTTCATGGCAGGCGCCTTCCACGGCGTGACTGAGTCCGAAGCCATCATCAATGTAGGCGTAAGCGGTCCGGGCGTTGTGAAAGTTGCCCTGGCAAAGGTGAGGGATGCCAACTTTGAGGTGCTCTGTGAAACCATCAAGAAGACCGCGTTTAAGATTACCCGCGTGGGCCAGCTGGTGGCGCAGGAAGCATCCAGGCGCATGGGCATTCCCTTTGGAATCATTGATTTGTCCCTGGCTCCCACGCCTTCGGTGGGAGACAGTGTTGCTGAGATACTGGAAGAGATTGGACTGGAGCGCGTGGGCGCGCCCGGAACAACGGCAGCTCTTGCCATGCTCAATGACCAGGTTAAGAAGGGCGGCGTCATGGCTTCCTCCTATGTGGGCGGTTTAAGCGGCGCATTCATCCCGGTCAGCGAGGACCAGGGAATGATTGACGCGGTCAGCATGGGAGCCCTCACCATCGAGAAGCTGGAGGCCATGACCTGTGTTTGTTCCGTTGGTCTGGATATGATCGCCATCCCGGGCGACACGCCCTCCAGCACCATTGCAGGCATCATTGCGGACGAGGCAGCCATCGGAATGGTGAACCAGAAAACGACTGCCGTACGTCTGATTCCCGTGGTGGGAAAGAAGGTAGGGGAGACTGCTGAGTTCGGCGGGCTGCTGGGTTATGCGCCTGTTATGCCTGTAAACACATTCTCCTGCAGACGGTTTGTAACCAGGGGCGGAAGAATTCCGGCGCCAATCCACAGCTTTAAAAATTAA
- a CDS encoding histidine phosphatase family protein, with the protein MKLFLIRHGRQCSKLCNVDVDLSEEGYRQASLLGERLFHENIQVVYSSNLLRAVETAQAANLYWNVEHIIRPELREISFGHMEGMDDRDIAVKYRDFKAQQALMEEDLPYPGGECAGDVVRRARPVFREMTESGYERVAVVTHGGVIRSMTAHYLGIPMNKWRILGKSLENCSITELNWDGASGRFTLERFNDYAHLEPYPDLLRKGWVSAEN; encoded by the coding sequence ATGAAACTATTTTTGATACGCCACGGCAGGCAGTGCAGCAAGCTGTGCAACGTGGATGTGGATTTAAGTGAAGAAGGATACAGGCAGGCGTCTCTCTTAGGAGAGCGCCTGTTTCATGAAAATATACAGGTGGTGTATTCCAGCAATCTGCTGCGGGCCGTGGAAACGGCTCAGGCAGCCAATCTCTACTGGAATGTGGAGCATATCATACGGCCGGAGCTGAGGGAGATATCCTTTGGCCATATGGAAGGCATGGATGACCGGGATATTGCGGTGAAGTACAGGGACTTCAAGGCGCAGCAGGCCCTTATGGAGGAGGACCTGCCTTATCCGGGCGGGGAATGTGCCGGGGATGTGGTCCGGCGTGCACGGCCTGTGTTCAGGGAAATGACAGAAAGCGGCTATGAGCGCGTTGCTGTGGTGACCCACGGAGGCGTCATCCGTTCCATGACAGCCCATTATCTGGGAATTCCCATGAATAAATGGAGAATTCTCGGAAAGAGCCTGGAAAACTGCAGCATCACGGAGCTTAACTGGGATGGAGCATCCGGACGTTTTACACTGGAGCGCTTCAACGATTATGCCCATCTGGAGCCCTATCCGGATTTGCTGCGAAAGGGATGGGTCAGTGCTGAAAATTAG
- a CDS encoding HAD family hydrolase → MVSGAMPVNMNGKGMVVGMNKGILFDVDGTLWDSAAQVAESWNEVLARYPHLGVRITAQDMYDNMGKTMMDIGKTLFPGLAQEECRKVMEECMTYENHYLLTHPGVLYPEAGEIMARLSRQYGLYIVSNCQSGYIEVLLKSCSLREYVRDIECYGNTGLPKGDNIRMVVRRNHLERCFYVGDTHMDEEAAGVAGIPFVHASYGFGRAERPVGTIESLSQLPALAKRLLD, encoded by the coding sequence ATGGTTTCAGGGGCAATGCCTGTGAATATGAATGGGAAAGGGATGGTTGTGGGTATGAATAAAGGGATATTGTTTGACGTGGACGGTACGCTCTGGGATTCGGCCGCCCAGGTGGCTGAATCCTGGAATGAGGTGCTGGCCCGTTATCCGCATTTGGGAGTCAGGATTACGGCTCAGGATATGTATGACAATATGGGAAAGACCATGATGGATATTGGTAAGACATTGTTTCCGGGGCTGGCCCAGGAGGAGTGCAGGAAGGTAATGGAGGAATGCATGACCTATGAGAACCATTACCTGCTGACCCATCCCGGAGTCCTGTATCCGGAGGCAGGGGAAATCATGGCGCGCCTCAGCCGCCAGTATGGACTGTACATTGTCAGTAACTGCCAGAGCGGATATATTGAGGTGCTGTTAAAGAGCTGCAGCCTCCGGGAATATGTCCGGGATATTGAGTGCTACGGCAACACCGGCCTTCCAAAGGGAGATAACATCCGTATGGTGGTCCGGAGAAACCATCTGGAACGGTGTTTTTATGTGGGCGATACCCATATGGATGAGGAAGCGGCCGGTGTGGCCGGGATTCCCTTTGTACACGCATCATATGGCTTTGGCAGGGCAGAGAGGCCGGTTGGCACCATCGAGTCATTAAGCCAGCTCCCCGCCCTTGCAAAGAGACTTCTGGATTAG
- a CDS encoding class I SAM-dependent methyltransferase, which translates to MNQEECKEIKQALELFLNESLERVLMSNPADSGKISRSRIRPLLMKGRLVFQAEEQAGKQAFHRNLDKDEAADYVTGLLEGSFRQAEITSGLGKALILVSKKGKVTVKVKRYPESVRIQPAGEPGSPGPLSHNRKKHYILEEGIPVPFLVDLGVMTKEGRVVNSRYDKYRQINRFLEFIEDILPNLDQGRESAIIDFGCGKSYLTFAMYYYLKELKGYPVRIIGLDLKEDVIEHCSRLGRQYGYDGLSFCHGDIASFEGVEKVDMVVTLHACDLATDYALEKAVNWGARVILSVPCCQHELNGQMENSLLRPVLQYGLIKERMAALYTDAIRAQVLEYRGYRTQILEFIDMEHTPKNILIRAVRQGRKRDNGLQIRELAEFLHVKPTVVELLAPELWEPREKTTDI; encoded by the coding sequence ATGAATCAGGAAGAATGTAAAGAAATCAAACAGGCGCTGGAGCTGTTCTTAAATGAGTCTCTGGAGCGGGTTCTTATGAGCAACCCCGCAGACAGCGGCAAAATCTCCAGGTCCAGAATCCGTCCACTGCTCATGAAGGGCAGGCTGGTATTCCAGGCGGAGGAACAGGCGGGAAAGCAGGCATTTCACCGCAATCTGGACAAAGATGAGGCGGCAGACTATGTCACAGGGCTGCTGGAGGGTTCCTTCCGCCAGGCGGAGATTACATCCGGACTTGGAAAGGCCCTTATACTGGTAAGCAAAAAGGGCAAGGTGACAGTGAAGGTGAAGCGGTATCCCGAGTCTGTCAGGATACAGCCGGCCGGTGAACCAGGCTCTCCCGGCCCCCTGTCCCATAACCGGAAGAAGCATTATATCCTGGAAGAGGGAATCCCGGTTCCCTTTCTGGTGGATTTGGGCGTCATGACAAAAGAGGGCAGGGTGGTGAACAGCCGCTATGACAAATACAGGCAGATAAACCGTTTCCTGGAGTTCATTGAGGATATCCTTCCCAACCTGGACCAGGGCCGGGAGTCCGCCATTATTGATTTCGGATGCGGCAAATCCTACCTCACCTTTGCCATGTATTATTATCTGAAGGAACTGAAGGGGTATCCGGTGCGGATCATCGGCCTGGACCTTAAGGAGGATGTCATAGAACACTGCAGCCGTCTCGGACGGCAGTATGGATATGATGGACTTTCCTTCTGCCACGGGGACATTGCCTCCTTTGAGGGCGTGGAGAAGGTGGACATGGTGGTCACCCTCCACGCCTGCGACCTGGCCACGGATTACGCCCTGGAGAAGGCGGTGAACTGGGGAGCCAGAGTCATTTTGTCGGTTCCCTGCTGCCAGCATGAGCTCAACGGACAGATGGAAAACAGCCTTCTCAGGCCGGTACTGCAATACGGCCTGATCAAAGAGCGCATGGCGGCCCTTTACACAGATGCCATCAGAGCCCAGGTCCTGGAATACAGAGGATACCGGACCCAGATTCTGGAATTTATTGATATGGAGCATACGCCGAAGAATATATTGATTCGGGCTGTGCGTCAGGGCAGGAAACGGGACAACGGCCTCCAAATACGTGAGCTGGCGGAGTTCCTGCATGTAAAGCCCACGGTGGTAGAACTGCTGGCCCCGGAGCTTTGGGAGCCCCGTGAAAAGACAACTGATATATGA
- a CDS encoding nucleotidyltransferase family protein, whose translation MEQPEKLEQPAKVIGIIAEYNPFHGGHKFQIEEAKKRTGASWCVAAMSGDFVQRGEPAVYSKYLRARMALSCGADLVVELPSAFAVSSAEDFAACGVALLTGLGAVEVLCFGSEAGDISRIQKAAGILAQEGGDFSSLLNLGLRSGLSWPLARNQALLVMADRDKDFPLKKEEMDKLLGSPNNLLGIEYCKAILRQDSPLIPLTIRRRGQGYHDEGLEGGQASASAIRRTLKTWELYADTDLPPYTKLTPESRTHIPPAIWPLYGQEPSLEANDLSEILNFRLLSLRREGTDYTQYGDMSAEMARRLDSCLLQQVSWEGRIEQLKTRQYTYTRISRALLHMVLGLTAARVQSYKEAGRAPYARILGFRKESRELLALVKQKTAIPLITKTADAPRILTGTALDMFSQDIYASHIRQVLLSKKLGKPVRNEYNQPICILE comes from the coding sequence TTGGAACAGCCAGAAAAGTTGGAACAGCCGGCAAAGGTAATCGGCATCATTGCCGAGTATAACCCGTTTCACGGAGGACATAAATTTCAAATAGAAGAAGCAAAAAAACGGACCGGCGCAAGCTGGTGCGTCGCTGCCATGAGCGGTGATTTTGTGCAGAGAGGAGAGCCTGCGGTCTACAGCAAATATCTGCGCGCCAGAATGGCCCTTTCCTGCGGCGCGGATCTGGTGGTGGAGCTTCCCTCCGCCTTTGCGGTCAGCAGTGCGGAGGATTTTGCTGCCTGCGGCGTGGCCCTGCTCACAGGACTGGGAGCAGTGGAGGTACTGTGCTTTGGCAGTGAGGCCGGGGATATCAGCAGGATTCAGAAGGCTGCCGGTATCCTGGCACAGGAAGGCGGGGACTTCTCCTCTCTGCTGAACCTTGGACTGCGAAGCGGTCTAAGCTGGCCCCTTGCCCGCAATCAGGCTCTGCTTGTGATGGCGGACAGGGATAAGGATTTTCCATTAAAAAAAGAAGAAATGGACAAGCTTCTGGGCTCCCCCAACAATCTTCTGGGTATCGAGTACTGCAAGGCCATTCTGCGCCAGGACAGTCCGCTTATTCCGCTGACTATCCGCCGCCGGGGGCAGGGCTACCACGATGAAGGCCTGGAGGGCGGACAGGCTTCCGCCTCAGCCATCCGGCGGACGCTTAAAACATGGGAACTGTACGCAGATACGGATCTGCCTCCATATACAAAACTGACACCTGAGTCCAGGACACACATCCCACCGGCAATCTGGCCCCTGTACGGCCAGGAACCCTCCCTGGAGGCCAATGATCTGTCTGAGATACTGAACTTCCGTCTCCTGTCACTGAGGCGGGAGGGAACGGATTATACACAATACGGAGATATGTCGGCGGAGATGGCGCGCCGGCTGGACAGCTGCCTTCTCCAACAGGTCAGCTGGGAAGGCCGGATAGAACAGCTTAAGACACGCCAGTACACCTATACCCGGATCAGCCGCGCCCTTCTTCACATGGTGCTGGGCCTGACCGCCGCCAGGGTGCAGTCATACAAAGAGGCCGGCCGGGCCCCCTACGCCAGAATCCTGGGATTCAGGAAGGAATCCCGGGAACTGCTGGCTCTGGTAAAGCAAAAAACCGCTATTCCCCTGATTACCAAGACAGCCGACGCCCCCCGCATTCTCACAGGAACAGCCCTGGATATGTTCTCTCAGGACATCTACGCCTCCCATATCCGCCAGGTCCTGCTTTCAAAAAAACTGGGGAAGCCGGTTAGGAATGAATATAACCAGCCCATCTGTATATTAGAATAA